One genomic region from Romeriopsis navalis LEGE 11480 encodes:
- a CDS encoding TIR domain-containing protein — MKDIFISYSRRDQEFVNKLNQAIEATGRDAWIDWQDIKPTVKWWQEIERGIEGANNFVFVISPDSIASSVCEKEIDHARQHNKRLVPIIYREGFVVDPASEAHAALNAHNWLLFREQDDFDKSFALLVESIEMDLDHVKAHTRLLQRSLEWIQERRDSFLLRGDDLLDAEIWEKEATTKAPKITPEQRKYIHQSRRAEDDENERKQILLNAKTQAEEKVQLAERRVKRGNGFLGLTVLALGIAAGTAIFTYRRWEEVQNYALIDRQLNQANQVFETSQLDGFIQAAVAARKAQAIMPDEFAKMNQEHWPLLGTLTRIFGEQREQQRLIGHRNVVNQSVFSPNGTILATASRDGIIKLWNVKTGKPIRTFPKQPGWRISMSIAFSPDGKILASNGGIRSGKSTSRIIQLWDVATGKSIRQLGKNLDTIYSLRFSPDGETLATAGYDKTIKLWNFKTGELLRKLEGHTGTIYSISFSPDGKTLASGSADKTIKIWNIETEKSEKTFKGHTGAIRGVAFRHDGKILASASQDSTAKLWNIKTGNLLRTITGHASGVRAVRFTPNGRNLLTASYDYTAKLWNVPLLDKKADFDQRATAVFEVTTLQGHVGPIYDANLSGDGQWLTTASIDGTARIWKVQGGLQSGKPPQHEKTITDLAFSQPDGRFFISVSSDRKLKIWDTKTRELLDSVKAHDGRITRAAFSPTQQLIATASTDKTIKLWQLNNDGTVQPLSTLEGHRDTIQSIEFSPDGKYIVSGSADSTAKLWDISSGKQIHTFEGHSLVISVNFSPDGQLIATGSDDETIRLWNAETFDAIATLKGHLGAIRSLKFSPDSKLLASGSGDRTIKVWNTQTQKLVRTLNGHRQAIYSIEFQPQRNRQLLVSAGADQRIIHWDLEAGEMIADFQAANHWILAAKYSPDGKLLASAGGDRIIRFISLDRLSHWISVSCRWLTPYLTNNPEKNSYDVPRAFGKIEKRKVCPELGSK, encoded by the coding sequence ATGAAAGATATTTTTATTTCCTATTCCCGCAGAGATCAGGAGTTTGTCAATAAGCTCAATCAGGCGATCGAAGCCACTGGCCGTGATGCCTGGATTGATTGGCAGGATATTAAGCCCACGGTGAAATGGTGGCAGGAAATTGAACGGGGAATTGAAGGTGCGAATAATTTTGTATTTGTGATTTCACCAGACTCGATCGCCTCATCCGTCTGCGAAAAAGAAATCGACCATGCACGACAGCACAATAAACGCTTAGTTCCTATCATCTATCGGGAAGGTTTTGTAGTAGACCCGGCGAGTGAGGCCCATGCAGCATTAAATGCACATAATTGGCTCTTGTTTAGGGAGCAAGATGATTTCGATAAATCATTTGCCTTACTGGTTGAGTCGATAGAGATGGATTTAGACCATGTCAAGGCTCATACAAGGTTACTACAACGTTCTTTGGAATGGATTCAGGAGCGAAGAGATAGTTTTCTGTTACGTGGTGATGATTTACTCGATGCGGAAATTTGGGAAAAGGAAGCCACAACAAAAGCACCTAAGATAACACCAGAGCAGCGTAAATATATTCACCAAAGTCGTCGAGCAGAAGATGATGAAAACGAGCGTAAGCAAATTCTTTTAAATGCAAAAACTCAAGCTGAAGAAAAGGTTCAACTCGCCGAAAGGAGAGTTAAGCGTGGCAATGGTTTTCTGGGTTTGACGGTGCTGGCCTTAGGTATTGCAGCAGGGACGGCTATATTTACTTATCGGCGCTGGGAAGAGGTTCAGAACTATGCCTTAATTGACCGACAACTAAATCAGGCAAATCAGGTATTTGAAACTTCACAACTCGATGGTTTTATTCAAGCGGCAGTAGCGGCACGGAAAGCACAAGCCATTATGCCCGATGAATTTGCCAAGATGAATCAGGAACATTGGCCACTGCTTGGTACTCTGACTCGAATCTTTGGGGAGCAGCGTGAACAGCAACGTCTTATCGGGCATCGAAACGTTGTCAATCAATCAGTCTTCAGTCCTAATGGAACTATTCTCGCAACAGCAAGTCGTGATGGAATAATTAAGCTCTGGAATGTCAAGACGGGTAAGCCGATACGTACCTTTCCTAAACAACCAGGGTGGCGCATCAGCATGAGCATTGCATTTAGTCCCGATGGAAAAATCCTCGCTAGTAATGGTGGAATACGATCAGGCAAATCAACTAGTAGAATTATTCAACTCTGGGATGTCGCAACTGGTAAATCGATTCGCCAATTAGGAAAGAACCTTGATACCATCTATAGTCTCAGGTTTAGTCCTGATGGCGAAACCCTAGCAACTGCCGGTTACGATAAAACTATCAAACTGTGGAATTTCAAAACGGGGGAGCTGCTGCGGAAATTAGAGGGGCATACCGGCACAATCTATAGCATTAGCTTCAGTCCGGATGGCAAAACTTTAGCTTCCGGTAGTGCCGATAAAACTATCAAGATTTGGAATATCGAAACTGAGAAGTCCGAGAAAACCTTCAAAGGCCATACAGGCGCAATTAGAGGAGTGGCATTTCGTCATGATGGAAAAATCCTCGCATCGGCTAGCCAGGATAGTACGGCTAAGCTATGGAATATCAAAACCGGGAATCTGCTCAGAACTATTACAGGCCATGCTAGTGGGGTACGAGCCGTGCGATTTACACCTAACGGTCGCAATCTCCTAACAGCGAGCTATGACTATACAGCCAAGCTATGGAATGTTCCACTTTTGGATAAAAAAGCGGATTTTGATCAGAGGGCAACGGCAGTTTTTGAAGTCACTACACTACAGGGTCATGTAGGCCCGATTTATGATGCTAATTTGAGTGGAGATGGACAGTGGTTAACGACTGCCAGTATTGACGGAACAGCACGCATCTGGAAGGTTCAAGGTGGATTACAGAGTGGGAAGCCACCACAGCATGAGAAGACAATTACTGATTTAGCATTTAGTCAACCAGATGGCCGCTTCTTCATCTCAGTCAGCTCTGATCGAAAACTGAAAATATGGGATACCAAAACCAGAGAATTACTGGACTCAGTTAAAGCACATGATGGCAGAATAACTCGCGCTGCATTTAGTCCGACTCAACAGCTGATTGCAACTGCCAGTACGGATAAGACGATTAAGCTGTGGCAATTAAATAATGATGGAACAGTACAACCATTAAGCACTCTGGAAGGGCATAGAGACACCATTCAATCGATTGAGTTTAGTCCTGATGGAAAATATATTGTATCTGGGAGCGCGGATTCCACCGCTAAACTCTGGGATATTTCTTCTGGCAAGCAAATTCATACTTTTGAAGGACATAGCTTAGTGATTAGTGTGAATTTTAGTCCCGATGGTCAGCTTATCGCTACGGGTAGTGATGATGAAACGATCAGATTATGGAATGCGGAAACATTTGATGCAATCGCTACACTCAAAGGGCATTTAGGCGCTATTCGTAGCTTGAAGTTTAGTCCTGATAGCAAGCTCTTAGCATCGGGCAGCGGTGACCGGACAATTAAAGTGTGGAATACACAAACTCAAAAACTGGTCAGAACATTGAATGGACATCGCCAGGCTATATATAGCATCGAATTTCAACCACAGCGCAATCGCCAACTACTTGTTAGTGCGGGTGCCGATCAACGAATCATTCACTGGGACTTAGAAGCGGGTGAAATGATTGCTGATTTTCAAGCCGCTAACCATTGGATTTTAGCTGCGAAATATAGCCCAGATGGAAAGCTCCTCGCATCGGCTGGTGGTGACAGAATTATTCGATTCATTTCACTAGATCGGCTGAGTCATTGGATTTCTGTTAGTTGTCGATGGCTTACTCCATATCTCACTAATAATCCTGAAAAGAATTCCTATGATGTACCACGTGCTTTTGGGAAAATAGAAAAACGTAAAGTTTGTCCTGAACTTGGAAGCAAATAG
- a CDS encoding TIR domain-containing protein — translation MSDIFISYSRKDSAFARRLHQAIEATGRDAWIDWQDIQPTVRWWQEIERGIQGANDFVFVISPDSIASSVCQKEINHAQRYNKRLVPIIYREGFVMDPASEAHTALNAHNWLWFREQDDFDQAFDLLIKAIEMDLQHVRTHTRLLQRSLEWTQQRSDSLLLRGDDLAKAEAWLQSSAQKNPTPTVEQNNYIYQSRQAEDTAKQRQTLLLDAKLDAEQQVRWGRIFLGGTAIVLVAAAGLAVFAVQSRNRAQQLNDTERQLNQATRTFKVDQITGALLTLTALKRNPAIVPDDLAQTTYEHWTVLGAVSQVFGEIREWNRLEGHRAVVSNAVVSPDGQLIATSGFDQQVKLWDFATGRLLHSWQAHSGWILGLAFSPDGKILATSAGPSKQHPAGSPVQLWDVQTRKPMRSLSGSQQAEEKRSVYTINFSPDGQTIATCKADGTIELWNVQTGKLRQTIKAHQGKVWSVQFGPQGKRLASSSEDKTIKLWDIQTGQLQKTLQDHQSSVRHIAFRPDGQVLASAGADNIIKLWDIASGKVIVNLTGHVDWVRRVRFSPDGRTLASASSDRTVKLWNVPQGKKFTWQNVYQINMLQGHIGQIYDVNFSPDGQTVVTASADQTSRLWRIRGGVEQQALVGHTSKIHELSFSPNSQLLATGSRDKTIKLWDAKQRRLVQTLDNAGSVVLSVRFSPNGDRIASGSGDGTLRIWQKQDGQKFTLSKTLKLHKAELQALAFSPDGKQLATGSADRTAKLLNLKTGETIREFTDNGQVISVAFSPDGQWIATGDSGQKVKLWNAKSDEPIATLKSHVGTVQSVAFSPDSKLLASGSRDRTIKLWDVEKRELVSTLQGHLNRVSTVSFHPSTERQMLVSGGADNSLIHWDVETGEIISSFQAANHRIFSAKYSPDGRTLASAGGDVIVRFNTNDRVSRWLDLGCQWLTPYLTSHPEKNRYQVSGLFGRKTTRDLCPLNN, via the coding sequence ATGAGTGATATTTTCATTTCCTACTCCCGCAAAGATTCAGCATTTGCGCGGCGATTGCACCAAGCGATCGAGGCCACAGGCCGCGATGCCTGGATTGATTGGCAGGATATTCAACCCACGGTGCGGTGGTGGCAGGAAATTGAACGGGGAATTCAAGGGGCGAATGATTTTGTATTTGTGATTTCCCCAGACTCGATCGCTTCGTCCGTCTGCCAAAAGGAAATTAACCACGCCCAACGCTATAACAAACGCCTCGTACCGATTATTTATCGGGAGGGCTTTGTGATGGACCCCGCTAGTGAGGCCCATACCGCCCTAAATGCCCACAATTGGCTGTGGTTTCGGGAGCAGGATGATTTCGATCAAGCCTTTGATTTATTGATCAAAGCGATCGAAATGGATTTGCAGCATGTCCGCACCCATACAAGGTTGTTGCAACGATCGTTGGAATGGACCCAACAGCGCAGCGATAGTTTACTACTGCGGGGGGATGATCTGGCCAAAGCTGAAGCGTGGCTGCAAAGTAGCGCCCAGAAAAACCCTACGCCCACCGTTGAGCAAAACAACTACATTTATCAGAGTCGCCAAGCGGAAGATACGGCAAAGCAACGTCAAACGCTGCTGCTCGATGCCAAGCTCGACGCGGAACAGCAAGTTCGCTGGGGCCGAATTTTTCTGGGGGGCACAGCGATCGTGCTAGTGGCGGCGGCGGGGCTCGCGGTTTTTGCTGTGCAAAGTCGTAACCGGGCTCAGCAGTTAAACGACACAGAGCGGCAACTGAATCAGGCAACGCGGACATTTAAGGTTGATCAGATTACGGGGGCATTACTCACGCTGACGGCCCTTAAGCGCAATCCGGCGATCGTGCCGGATGACTTGGCTCAGACAACCTATGAGCATTGGACCGTCCTAGGTGCAGTCAGTCAGGTATTTGGCGAAATCCGTGAATGGAATCGGCTGGAGGGACATCGAGCCGTGGTCAGTAATGCGGTGGTCAGTCCCGATGGCCAGTTGATTGCGACGAGTGGTTTCGATCAGCAGGTGAAGCTCTGGGACTTTGCCACTGGACGTTTGCTCCATTCATGGCAAGCGCATTCCGGCTGGATTTTGGGCTTAGCCTTTAGTCCCGATGGCAAAATCCTCGCCACTAGTGCCGGACCTTCAAAGCAGCACCCAGCCGGCTCGCCCGTGCAACTCTGGGATGTCCAAACACGCAAACCGATGCGCAGTTTGAGCGGGTCGCAGCAGGCCGAGGAAAAGCGCAGCGTTTACACCATTAACTTCAGCCCTGATGGTCAGACGATCGCCACTTGTAAAGCGGATGGCACGATCGAGCTATGGAATGTGCAAACGGGTAAGCTGCGGCAAACCATCAAGGCACATCAAGGTAAAGTTTGGAGCGTGCAGTTTGGGCCACAGGGAAAAAGGTTGGCGTCCAGCAGCGAAGACAAAACTATTAAACTTTGGGATATCCAGACGGGCCAACTTCAGAAGACCCTCCAGGATCACCAATCATCCGTGCGCCATATTGCGTTTCGACCAGATGGGCAGGTCTTAGCCTCGGCGGGGGCTGATAACATCATCAAACTCTGGGATATTGCAAGCGGCAAAGTGATTGTCAATTTAACCGGGCATGTGGATTGGGTGCGGCGGGTGCGGTTTAGTCCCGATGGCCGGACCTTAGCGTCAGCCAGTTCCGATCGGACAGTGAAGCTCTGGAATGTGCCGCAAGGGAAAAAGTTCACCTGGCAGAATGTGTATCAAATCAACATGCTCCAGGGGCATATTGGGCAGATTTACGATGTGAATTTTAGCCCCGATGGCCAAACGGTGGTGACGGCGAGTGCGGACCAAACCAGTCGGCTATGGCGGATTCGAGGGGGAGTTGAGCAGCAGGCCCTTGTTGGTCATACCAGCAAAATTCATGAACTGAGTTTCAGTCCGAATAGTCAGTTGCTGGCGACGGGGAGCCGCGACAAAACAATCAAACTGTGGGATGCCAAACAACGGCGGTTAGTTCAGACATTAGATAATGCGGGCAGTGTGGTGTTATCCGTGCGGTTTAGCCCCAACGGCGATCGGATTGCCAGTGGCTCCGGCGATGGAACACTGCGAATTTGGCAAAAGCAGGATGGGCAGAAATTTACGCTGAGCAAAACCTTGAAGCTACATAAAGCAGAGCTGCAAGCATTGGCCTTTAGTCCGGATGGCAAACAGCTCGCTACGGGCAGCGCCGACCGTACAGCAAAGCTGCTCAACCTAAAAACAGGTGAAACGATTCGAGAATTTACGGATAATGGTCAGGTGATTAGTGTAGCGTTTAGTCCCGATGGTCAATGGATTGCCACGGGGGATAGTGGCCAGAAAGTCAAACTCTGGAATGCAAAAAGTGATGAGCCAATTGCTACTCTAAAATCTCATGTTGGGACAGTACAGAGTGTGGCCTTTAGTCCAGACAGTAAGCTGCTGGCTTCGGGCAGCCGTGATCGCACAATTAAGCTATGGGATGTGGAGAAGCGAGAATTGGTCAGTACGTTGCAGGGACACTTAAACCGCGTATCGACGGTGAGTTTTCATCCCAGTACTGAGCGTCAAATGTTGGTGTCGGGGGGTGCCGATAATAGTCTGATTCATTGGGATGTGGAAACTGGAGAGATTATTTCGTCGTTTCAGGCGGCGAATCATCGCATTTTCAGTGCGAAATACAGTCCGGATGGGCGGACATTGGCATCGGCGGGTGGAGATGTTATTGTGCGATTTAATACTAACGATCGTGTCAGTCGTTGGTTAGATTTAGGTTGTCAGTGGTTAACGCCGTATTTAACGAGTCATCCAGAGAAAAATCGCTATCAAGTCAGTGGGCTTTTTGGTCGGAAAACAACCCGCGATCTGTGTCCGTTAAATAATTGA
- a CDS encoding TIR domain-containing protein, whose protein sequence is MSDIFISYSRKDSAFARRLHQAIKQSNRDVWIDWQNIQPTVKWWQEIKQAIEETNTFVFLISPDSVISKVCRDEIEHALRHNKRLVPIVYREGFELDSTMNEAHQALNAHNWVWFRSIDNFDIAFAKLMGAIETDYAYVKEHTRILNRALEWERNGRRDSALLRDEDLQIAEAWLEESARKQPPASDEQCNYITTSRKAETSRLERERLLIEAKAQAEGHLNQARQKLKEANNQLAKAEHQTALAEQKAAEIEVMRQAVMIQTSIANANSNQLRGQQLLGLLKAVRAGCRWKHLVQDLKSVSSSTNEELSLTQNHLQGVLTSIYGIREKNIISGHHGDIYSTFFSLDGNIIISGGRDGKVRIWHIDGREYKTFEGHKSWIRDIALSPDGLILISGGSDGNLKLWHLDDQKYTTIPTHQGSVLGVTLSPDGQTIISGGSDGTIKLWTIEGEGFKIIDTHQNSVCSLSLSPNGQIIVSGGVDGNVKLWTIEGKELRTIKAHQGAVNSVVFSPDGQIIATGGQDSTLQLWNVDGNGHTKIQTHQSKVLSIAFAPDGKTLISGGRNGTLKIWCLNGQERLTIQVGQGPINSVAFSHSGKNIASGDSSGTIKLWVLHPPAPTTLNTKQGRIYSVASSSDGQTIVSANRNGTLTKWDLITGNSMVRQAHQGRIYSVVLSPDNQTIASSGLDGLIKIWKNNSDEPTIIEANQGRVYNVAFSPDNQLILSAGYDGTLKIWSLNGQQYRSTKGHQRLVLSAKFSSDGSTVISGGEDGTLNFWNPHQQKNLAVLTYQGRIHCIACSPNNLFVATGGFNGMLKIWNSDGHEHCKIQSNQTSLSSIAFSPDSKTIVSGGWDGTLKLWSINGHEYATIKAHKSTVNSVEFSSDGRTIVSGSSDQTIKLWDWDIDRLMQLSVDWVYDYLHTNSDISNEDRIMCNHFFD, encoded by the coding sequence ATGAGTGATATTTTCATTTCCTATTCCCGCAAAGATTCAGCATTTGCACGGCGATTGCACCAGGCAATTAAGCAGAGCAATCGTGATGTCTGGATTGATTGGCAGAATATTCAGCCAACGGTGAAGTGGTGGCAGGAAATTAAACAGGCGATCGAGGAGACTAATACTTTTGTATTTTTGATTTCACCAGATTCAGTGATATCGAAGGTTTGTCGTGATGAAATTGAACATGCACTACGCCATAACAAGCGACTGGTGCCTATCGTTTATCGTGAAGGCTTCGAATTAGATAGCACTATGAACGAAGCCCATCAAGCCTTGAATGCCCATAATTGGGTATGGTTTCGGTCGATAGATAACTTTGATATTGCATTTGCTAAGTTAATGGGAGCGATCGAGACGGATTATGCGTATGTAAAAGAACATACCCGTATATTGAATCGAGCCTTGGAGTGGGAACGCAATGGACGTCGAGATAGTGCGCTTCTACGGGATGAGGATTTGCAGATTGCCGAGGCTTGGCTAGAGGAATCTGCACGAAAACAGCCCCCCGCTTCTGACGAACAGTGCAACTATATTACGACCAGTCGAAAAGCGGAAACGTCGCGGCTAGAACGAGAACGACTTTTGATAGAGGCGAAAGCTCAAGCTGAGGGGCATCTGAATCAAGCTCGACAGAAGCTCAAAGAAGCAAATAATCAATTGGCTAAAGCGGAGCATCAAACAGCATTGGCTGAACAGAAAGCTGCTGAGATAGAAGTAATGCGTCAGGCAGTCATGATTCAAACAAGCATCGCAAATGCAAATTCTAACCAGTTAAGGGGACAGCAATTACTAGGCTTGCTAAAAGCTGTACGTGCAGGGTGTCGATGGAAACATCTAGTCCAGGATTTGAAATCAGTTTCATCATCTACGAACGAAGAATTATCACTAACTCAGAATCATCTCCAAGGAGTACTCACCTCTATCTATGGCATACGTGAAAAGAATATAATCTCAGGGCACCATGGCGATATTTACAGTACATTTTTTTCACTAGATGGGAATATTATTATTTCAGGTGGAAGAGATGGGAAGGTGAGAATATGGCATATAGATGGCCGAGAATATAAAACTTTTGAGGGGCATAAAAGTTGGATCAGAGACATAGCTTTGAGTCCCGATGGTCTAATACTTATATCGGGAGGATCAGACGGCAATTTGAAGCTATGGCATCTGGATGACCAAAAATATACAACAATTCCGACCCATCAAGGTTCAGTTCTTGGCGTGACATTAAGTCCCGATGGTCAAACAATTATATCGGGAGGATCAGATGGAACAATAAAGCTATGGACGATTGAAGGCGAAGGATTCAAAATTATTGATACTCATCAAAATAGTGTCTGTAGCCTTTCGTTGAGTCCTAATGGTCAAATTATTGTATCAGGAGGAGTAGATGGAAATGTAAAGCTGTGGACCATTGAAGGAAAAGAACTCAGGACTATTAAAGCTCATCAAGGAGCTGTCAATAGCGTGGTCTTCAGCCCTGATGGTCAGATAATTGCTACAGGGGGGCAAGACTCGACCTTGCAATTATGGAATGTTGACGGCAATGGACATACCAAAATTCAAACACATCAATCCAAGGTTCTTAGCATAGCCTTTGCTCCAGACGGAAAAACACTAATATCAGGAGGACGAAATGGGACATTAAAGATATGGTGCTTGAATGGGCAAGAACGCTTAACTATTCAGGTGGGCCAGGGACCAATCAATAGTGTTGCTTTTAGTCACAGCGGCAAAAATATTGCATCTGGAGATAGTAGTGGCACGATTAAACTGTGGGTGCTGCATCCTCCAGCACCTACCACGCTCAATACTAAGCAAGGCCGTATTTATAGTGTGGCATCTAGCTCTGACGGTCAGACAATTGTGTCAGCTAACCGGAATGGAACACTAACAAAGTGGGATTTGATCACTGGAAATAGCATGGTTAGACAAGCTCACCAAGGCCGTATCTATAGCGTAGTCTTAAGCCCTGATAATCAGACAATTGCATCAAGTGGATTAGATGGATTAATAAAGATATGGAAAAATAATAGCGATGAGCCTACAATCATAGAGGCAAATCAAGGCCGTGTTTACAATGTGGCATTTAGTCCTGATAACCAGCTGATTTTATCAGCTGGTTATGACGGTACATTAAAAATCTGGAGTTTGAATGGCCAGCAATACAGAAGTACAAAAGGTCATCAGAGATTGGTGCTCAGTGCAAAATTTAGTTCAGATGGATCAACTGTAATTTCTGGTGGAGAAGATGGAACACTAAACTTTTGGAACCCACATCAGCAAAAGAATTTAGCAGTCCTAACGTATCAAGGTCGTATCCACTGTATAGCATGTAGTCCAAATAACTTATTTGTTGCTACAGGTGGATTTAACGGAATGCTAAAAATATGGAATTCAGATGGCCATGAACATTGTAAAATTCAGAGCAATCAGACTAGCCTATCGAGCATTGCCTTCAGTCCTGATAGTAAAACCATTGTGTCAGGTGGGTGGGACGGAACACTAAAATTATGGAGTATTAATGGGCATGAATATGCCACTATCAAAGCTCATAAATCTACAGTAAACAGTGTAGAGTTTAGCTCCGATGGTCGAACAATTGTATCAGGAAGCTCGGATCAAACAATAAAACTATGGGATTGGGATATTGATAGGCTGATGCAACTTTCTGTTGATTGGGTCTATGACTATCTCCATACCAATTCCGATATCAGCAACGAAGACCGCATTATGTGCAACCACTTTTTTGATTGA